The Corvus moneduloides isolate bCorMon1 chromosome 5, bCorMon1.pri, whole genome shotgun sequence genome includes a region encoding these proteins:
- the TRAPPC11 gene encoding trafficking protein particle complex subunit 11, whose protein sequence is MTPPTHWDFPVELCCRPMAFVTLTGLDVVYNAVHRAVWDAFCANRRADRVPISFKVLPGDHEYPKCRTKRTSYEWYIPKGILKTGWMNKHLNLVPALVVVFYELDWDEPQWKEKQLECATRVEIVRQSLQGRNTKVAVVLIQKKTPLPPGEDVIASERAAALCNACDLSGKSLFVLPHTDHLVGYIIRLENAFYEHAQTYYYTEIRRVKSHKEFLNKTTHQLLFVRHQFKIAFFSELKQDTQNALKNYRTAYNLVHELRAHETNMLEIKTMAGFINYKICRLCFQHNTPLDAIAQFRKHIDLCKKKIGSAELAFEHAAWMSKQFQAFGDLFDEAIKLGLTAIQTQNPGFYYQQAAYYAQERKQLASMLCNHDSSVTYPSPDPLETQTGVLDFYGQRAWRQGILSFDLSDPEKEKMGILSLQLKEKNVLHSELIITLLSNAVAQFKKYKCPRMKSHLMVQMGEEYYYAKDYVKALKLLDYVMCEYRSEGWWTLLTSILTTALKCSYLMAQLKDYITYSLELLGRASTLKEDQKSRIEKNLIKVLMNESPDPEPDCDTAAVKASQKLWADRVSLAGSNIFTIEVQDFIPFVQCKAKFLAPSFHVDVPVQFDVYLRADCPHPIRFSKLCISFNNQDYNQYCVVEEAYQKSDILEQSSQGTMCLVPGKTRKFSFKFVAKTEDVGKKIEITSVDLILGSESGRCVILNWRGGGGDAASSQEALQAARSFKRRPKLPDNEVHWDTLTIQASTMIISRVPNISVQLRHEPPALTNEMYCLIVTVQSHEETVAKDVKLTAGLKPGQDANLTQKTQVTLHGTDTCDDSFPALLPDIPVGDLQPGEKLEKPIYIRCGTVGARMFLFYISYLINTVVEGKEILCRCHRDETVTIDTVFPFDVAVKFVSTKLEHLDRVFADIPFLLMTDILSASPWPLTIVTSQLQLSASMTPVDQLESYVENVVLQTGESASECFCLRCPPVTNASGVATGCYVISWKRSSPVENVPVVNTVITLPHVIVESIPLHVNADLPSFGRVRESLPVRYHLQNKTNLVQDVEVSVEPSDAFMFSGLKQIRLRILPGTQQEMLYNFYPLMAGYQQLPSLHVNLMRFPNFTNQLLRRFIPTHIFVKPQGRQADDNSIAAA, encoded by the exons ATGACCCCTCCGACTCACTGGGACTTCCCGGTGGAGCTGTGCTGCCGGCCCATGGCGTTCGTCACGCTCACCGGCCTGGACGTGGTGTACAACGCCGTGCACCGCGCCGTGTGGGACGCCTTCTGCGCCAACCGCAGGGCCGACCGCGTCCCCATCTCCTTCAAAGTGCTGCCCGGCGACCACGAGTACCCCAAGTGCAGGACGAAG AGGACATCCTATGAGTGGTATATTCCAAAAGGAATCCTGAAGACTGGTTGGATGAACAAACACCTGAATTTGGTTCCAGCACTTGTGGTGGTATTCTATGAACTAGACTGGGATGAGCCGCAGTGGAAGGAAAAACAGTTGGAGTGTGCTACTCGAGTTGAAATTGTCAG GCAAAGTTTGCAGGGAAGAAATACCAAAGTTGCTGTGGTtttgattcagaaaaaaacaccatTGCCCCCAG GGGAAGATGTTATTGCATCAGAGAGGGCAGCAGCTTTATGTAATGCTTGTGACCTTTCTGGAAAATCACTCTTTGTACTTCCACACACTGATCATCTTGTTGGCTATATTATAAG gttggaaaatgctttttatgaGCATGCACAGACTTACTACTACACAGAAATAAGAAGAGTTAAATCTCATAAGGAGTTCTTGAACAAAACCACTCATCAG CTTTTGTTTGTTAGACACCAGTTCAAAATAGCCTTCTTCAGTGAGCTGAAACAGGATACACAGAATGCCCTCAA GAATTACAGAACTGCATATAATCTTGTGCATGAATTGAGGGCTCATGAAACAAACATGCTGGAAATCAAGACCATGGCAGGATTTATAAATTACAAG atCTGTCGCCTCTGTTTTCAACATAATACTCCACTGGATGCTATTGCACAGTTCAGGAAGCATATTGACctatgcaagaaaaaaataggaagtgCAGAACTGGCTTTTGAGCATGCAGCTTGGATGTCTAAACA GTTTCAGGCTTTTGGTGACTTGTTTGATGAAGCAATTAAGCTGGGATTGACAGCCATTCAAACTCAGAATCCAGGTTTCTATTACCAGCAGGCAGCCTACTATGCACAGGAACGGAAACAGCTAGCAAGTATGCTTTGTAACCATGAT TCCTCTGTGACATATCCCAGTCCAGACCCCCTGGAAACGCAAACTGGAGTGCTTGACTTCTATGGGCAAAGAGCATGGCGGCAAGGAATATTAA GCTTTGATCTTTCTGATCCTGAAAAGGAGAAGATGGGGATTTTATCCCTAcagctaaaagagaaaaatgtcctTCATTCG GAGCTAATAATCACTTTGTTGAGTAATGCTGTCGCACAGTTCAAGAAATACAAATGTCCAAGAATGAAAAGTCATTTGA tggTTCAAATGGGAGAAGAATATTACTACGCTAAAGATTATGTCAAAGCTTTGAA GCTCTTGGATTATGTTATGTGTGAATATCGCAGCGAAGGATGGTGGACCCTCCTCACTTCCATATTGACAACAGCACTCAAATGTTCATATCTGATGGCCCAGCTGAAAGATTATATAACCTATTCTTTAGAGCTACTGGGTAGAg CATCTACTCTTAAAGAAGATCAGAAATCTCgaatagaaaaaaatctcataaaaGTTCTAATG AATGAAAGCCCTGATCCTGAACCTGATTGTGACACTGCTGCTGTGAAAGCATCACAGAAATTGTGGGCTGACCGTGTTTCCTTGGCAGGCAGTAATATTTTTACAATAGAAGTCCAAGATTTTATACCATTTG tACAGTGCAAAGCAAAATTTCTTGCTCCTAGTTTTCATGTTGATGTTCCTGTGCAGTTTGATGTATACTTGAGAGCTGATTGTCCTCATCCTATCAGGTTCTCTAAGCTCTGCATCAGTTTCAATAATCAG GATTACAACCAATACTGTGTTGTAGAAGAAGCCTATCAGAAAAGTGATATTCTAGAACAGTCATCACAAGGAACAATGTGCTTAGTGCCTGGCAAAACAAGAAAGTTCTCTTTCAAATTTGTTGCAAAAACTGAAGATGTAGGAAAGAAGATTGAG ATCACTTCTGTGGATTTGATCCTGGGGAGTGAATCTGGCCGCTGTGTGATTCTGAACTGgcgaggaggagggggagatgcTGCCTCATCTCAAGAAGCCTTGCAGGCAGCACGGTCCTTCAAGCGGAGACCTAAGCTTCCAGATAATGAAGTGCACTGGGACACTTTGACTATTCAGGCAAGCACTAT GATTATTTCTAGAGTGCCGAACATTTCTGTTCAGCTCCGTCATGAACCCCCTGCCCTGACAAATGAAATGTATTGTTTGATTGTGACAGTCCAGTCACATGAGGAGACAGTAGCCAAAGATGTCAAGCTTACAGCAGGTTTGAAGCCAG GGCAAGATGCCAACCTGACTCAGAAAACTCAGGTGACTCTTCACGGAACAGACACATGTGATGACTCTTTTCCTGCACTGCTTCCTGATATCCCTGTAGGAGACTTGCAACCAGGGGAAAAG ctggaaaaaCCAATATACATCCGTTGTGGAACAGTTGGTGCAAGAATGTTTCTGTTTTACATTTCTTACTTAATCAACACTGTTGTTGAGGGGAAGGAAATCCTCTGCAGGTGTCACCGG GATGAAACTGTAACCATAgacacagtatttccttttgaTGTTGCTGTCAAATTTGTCTCCACAAAG CTGGAGCACTTGGACAGAGTATTTGCAGatataccatttttactgatGACGGACATCCTGAGTGCCTCTCCTTGGCCTCTCACTATTGTGACAAGCCAGTTACAGCTGTCAGCTTCCATGACCCCAGTAGATCAACTGGAATCTTATGTGGAGAATG TTGTTTTACAGACAGGTGAGAGTGCCAGTGAGTGCTTTTGCCTTCGATGTCCTCCAGTTACTAATGCTAGTGGAGTGGCAACTGGATGTTATGTAATTTCCTGGAAGAG AAGTTCACCTGTGGAAAATGTACCTGTTGTAAACACAGTCATCACTCTACCACATGTGATTGTAGAGAGCATTCCCCTCCATGTTAATGCAG atCTGCCATCATTTGGTCGAGTCCGAGAGTCCTTACCTGTCAGGTATCACCTGCAAAATAAGACGAATTTAGTCCAGGATGTGGAGGTGTCCGTGGAACCCAGTGATGCCTTCATGTTCTCTGGCCTTAAACAG ATCCGACTAAGAATCCTTCCTGGCACGCAGCAGGAAATGTTATATAACTTCTATCCTCTGATGGCTGGGTATCAGCAGTTACCTTCTCTTCATGTTAACCTGATGCGGTTCCCAAACTTCACCAATCAGTTGCTCAGACGTTTCATACCGACACACATTTTTGTAAAG ccTCAGGGTCGTCAAGCAGATGACAACTCAATTGCAGCTGCATAA